TACTGCGAATCGAAAGGCTGGAGAGTTGAAGTAACCGACCACAGTGAAGGAACGTCAGGCGGATTCAAGGAGATCATCTTCTCGGTAACCGGTGAAGGCGTTTACGGTATCCTGAAATACGAATCGGGCGTTCACCGTGTGCAACGTGTCCCTCAAACGGAGACTCAGGGCCGTGTGCATACTTCTGCTGCGACTGTGGCAGTACTTCCGGAAGCTGAAGAATTCGATATCGAGGTAAAAGAATCAGACGTGCGCGTCGATACCTTCTGTTCTTCCGGTGCGGGAGGTCAGTCGGTAAATACGACCTACTCTGCGATCCGATTGGTACACATCCCGACCGGTATTACCGTGCAATGCCAGGATGAGAAATCACAGCACAAGAATAAGGCTAAAGCGATGACCGAACTTCGTTCGCGTATCTACGCTATCGAGCACCAAAAGTACCTTGACGAAATCGCTTCGAAGCGTAAGACTATGGTTTCGACCGGTGACCGTTCGGCTAAGATACGTACATATAACTATCCGCAAGGTCGCGTAACCGATCACCGCATCAACCTGACGATGTACAACCTCGCGGCAATCATGGACGGAGAAGTGCAACCGATCCTTGACCAACTGATAGTGGCTGAAAACGCTGAACGACTGAAAGAATCGGAACTTTAAGATTTAACCACTAAGACACTAAGCGCACAAAGAAACACTAAGACTTTATTAGCCTAATAATCTTAGTGGTAAGGAAATTCAAATAATCTAACACACGATAAAATGACTAAGCAAGAGCTGTTTGCTAACATCAAACGTAAAAAATCCTTCCTCTGTGTAGGACTGGATACCGACATCAAAAAAATCCCGCAACATTTATTGAAGGAGGAAGACCCTATCTTCGCTTTTAATAAAGAAATCATCGATGCTACCGCTGATTTGTGCGTTGCATATAAGCCTAATGCTGCTTTTTACGAAAGCCTGGGTATGGTGGGAATCGCAGCTTTGGAAAAAACCATTGCTTACATCAATGAGAAATACCCTGACCAGTTTATCATCCTCGATGCGAAACGCGGTGATATCGGTAACACCTCTGAGATGTATGCCCGTTCGGCTTTCGAACACCTTAAGGCGACTTCAATTACCGTGGCGCCATATATGGGAGAAGACAGCGTGAAACCTTTCCTTATCTATCCGGGTAAATGGGTAATCGTGTTGGCTCTGACATCTAACAAAGGTTCCCAGGATTTCCAGTTTACAACTGACGCAAACGGTGAGCGCCTGTTTGAAAAGGTATTGAAAACTACGCAACAGTGGGCAACTGAAGACCAACTGATGTTTGTGGTTGGTGCAACTCAGGGCAAGATGTTTATTGATGTGCGTAAAGCGGCTCCAAATCACTTCCTGTTGGTTCCTGGTGTTGGGGCTCAGGGCGGAAGCCTTCAGGATGTTGCCGAATACGGTATGAACGATACCTGCGGCCTGTTGGTAAACTCATCCCGTCAGATTATCTACGCTTCTAACGGCGAAGACTTCGCGCAAGCTTCTAAAGCGGAAGCGGCTAAAGTACAACAAGAGATGGAAGCGCTGTTAGCTGCTAAAGGTCTTATCTAAGAGCATATCTATTCAATCATATAAAGGCTGGAAGATGAATTTCTTTCAGCCTTTCTTGTCTTTTAGAGTATGGCTGTTGTCTGGTACATTACTTTCGCTTACTCTGCTGTTACGATAGAGCATTTCACAATTACGACAGTGCAATTTGTTAATACGATAAACCATTATTGGGTTACGATAGAGCGTTTTGTTAATACGATAGCCCATTAGTGAGTTACGATAGAGTATTTTGCCATTACGATAAAGCATTTCTCTACTACGATATTACAATATGTTAATAAGATAGCCCATTGGGAACTTACTTTTGCTCTCTTCTCGTTTACTTTTTCACATTTCCCATTTACGATAAACACCTTCTTCTTTACGTATTAACAATTTGCACTTACTAATTCGTGCTTTGAGGTTATGTAAGGCCTCTTTGTTATTTTACCGGCGCCAATAGTCGTTATTTTCCTCCAACTGGATATTTTTTGAGTGTGTATTAATGTGATTGTAGAGATTTACATACAATGATATTATTCAATATGATATTTACAGAGATAATATAATGATGTTTCGCTGACATTAAACTGTTTTGTATATTTGAAAGGAAATAATAATCACATAAGAGAAATTAATCGCTTAATAATAAGTCAATCAAATGAAGCTTAATAAGGTAATAAAATATACATTAGTTTTCATCGTCTTTTGTATAGCCTGGAATCTAATCGGGGATTATATTGAAAAATCATTTCGTAAGAATGTCTATTCTAAAAGGAAGATGTATTGTTATGAACGATATCACAAAGGTACTGTTAATCCAGTATTGTATGTAGAAGATAAAATGTATTGGGATTCACTCATAACTTATTACAGACAAATAGAACATGGGAACATGAATCCGGTTTTTAATTTTCCAGTGAATGAAATGCCTTATGATACTTGTGTCTATATCATGGGATATGAGCATGATTCTTTAATTGCAGATGTGATTTGTTATTATGATTGGGGGAGGACTGGCACCTATAGAAGAGGATATGTTTATCGAAATACGCTGCACTCTGATCTTCCGCCTAAAAAGAAGACTTATAATAAAATGAATTAAAAGATAAGCAGGTCAAATGCCGGACTTGATTAATTTAATTGCATTTTATCATTATTGAAAAGCACTAATGATTGGGCTATTACAAATACCTGATTAAATATTTATTCAAACTTCCCAGACATCAAAACTTCACTATTATATTTACCTTTGACAAAACAAAAATAGCCGTTATGAAGAGTAAAATATTTTCCCTATTGATTCTTTTTTCCCTTGTATGCACAGCAACATACGCCCAAATGGATGATAAAGCCGTTTTTGAGCAATATAAATCCGCTGTCAGCCCGAAGTTGCCTTTGGAGAAATTGATTGAAGAGACGGGCAGATTCTTTCTGGACCGTCCTTACGTGGCGAGTACGCTGGAGATTAACGACCGGGAGCAGTTGGTGGTCAATTTACGCGAGTTGGATTGTACTACGTTTGTGGAGACGACTTTTGCATTGGCTTTGACTGCCAAATCAAAGGATTTTACCTATGATAATTTCTGTCGCACATTGACCCAAATCCGTTATCGGGATGGTAAAATAGACCAGTATCCTTCCCGATTGCACTATTTCACCGACTGGATTAAGGACAACACAAAAAAGGGGCTCGTGAAAGATGTTACGAAGAAGATCAGCTGCGACACCATTCGATTCCATGATGGTTTTATGAGTCATAACCCTGATAAATACAGAGCCCTGCGCGAACATCCCGAATTTATCCCTACTATAGCGGCTCAGGAGAACGATATTAACCAACGCATCTACAATTATATTCCGAAGGCTGATGTGGCTGCTAAGGCGAATAAGATCAAAACCGGCGACATCATTGCCATTACCACAAACCTGAAGGGACTGGACATCAGCCACGTTGGTTTTGCCGTGTGGGTGGGCAAAGAACTGCATTTCATGCATGCTTCCTCGACGTTGAAGAAAGTGGTCGTCTCCGATAAGACATTGGCCGAATACCTGAGTGGCGTGAAAATTCATACCGGAATTATCGTATTGCGCCCTATTGAATAATAACCCCATTCGCTATAAGAGGCAGTGTAAAAACTCAGCAAAGTTTCAAGTGCTATTGTATTTTCCGCCCCTAAATCCCCTAAAGGGGACTTTTGCAGCAGCAAAAACAGGTAAATCAGCACATTTATTGACCGATTTAACCAGAATATGATATTGTCTGCATCACTCGGGAGGGGTCACTAGGTCGTTTTTACCCTTTCTCCATAAATGACAAAAGCCAGGCAGCGAACTGTCTGGCTTTTGTGTGAAATATAGATTGATTACTGCTGTACTTCAGGTTGTACCGGCTCAATCACCTCTTTGGGTTGAATCGCTTTATCCAGTTGCAGATAAATCAATGCAGTTGTCATTGAAATGACCGGAATCGCTACAAAAACGCCAAGCACTAAGGCTATCAAACCCGCAATTACCAGTCCGAAACAAGTCAGCCCGAACAAAAAGATATGCCAAAAGTTACCTTTAGAAGCTGCCCAGCTCAAGCGTAATGAGTCCATAATTCCTGCATTCTTATCCACAATATAATATGGAAAGAACATCCATCGGATTTTGAAATAAATTGCAGGAGCAAGTACTATAATTAAAACCAATAAACCGGGAAAAGCAACAATTTTCAGAATTGAAAATATCTGAGTTGCATCATGAAATGAATAGCCAGCCAAACGGGCTCCCATATTCATAAAATCAGCAAGAATAAAAGCAAAAAGCCCTGCAACTATAGCACATGCCATAATTGGCAATGCAGACAATATAGATGCGAAAATGTATCTCCAGAATAACGGAATAACATCCTTGAATGCTTTAAACTCCGGTTCTTCTCCTTTTGCG
The Parabacteroides sp. FAFU027 DNA segment above includes these coding regions:
- the prfA gene encoding peptide chain release factor 1, producing MAENSLLEKLDGLVSRFEEVQTLITDPAVLADMKRFVKLNKEYRDLEKIVAARNEYQQMLNGIEEARMILDTENDPEMREMAKEELDTCSSRIPSLEEEIKLLLVPADPEDSKNAIVEIRGGTGGDEAAIFAGDLFRMYTKYCESKGWRVEVTDHSEGTSGGFKEIIFSVTGEGVYGILKYESGVHRVQRVPQTETQGRVHTSAATVAVLPEAEEFDIEVKESDVRVDTFCSSGAGGQSVNTTYSAIRLVHIPTGITVQCQDEKSQHKNKAKAMTELRSRIYAIEHQKYLDEIASKRKTMVSTGDRSAKIRTYNYPQGRVTDHRINLTMYNLAAIMDGEVQPILDQLIVAENAERLKESEL
- the pyrF gene encoding orotidine-5'-phosphate decarboxylase, which codes for MTKQELFANIKRKKSFLCVGLDTDIKKIPQHLLKEEDPIFAFNKEIIDATADLCVAYKPNAAFYESLGMVGIAALEKTIAYINEKYPDQFIILDAKRGDIGNTSEMYARSAFEHLKATSITVAPYMGEDSVKPFLIYPGKWVIVLALTSNKGSQDFQFTTDANGERLFEKVLKTTQQWATEDQLMFVVGATQGKMFIDVRKAAPNHFLLVPGVGAQGGSLQDVAEYGMNDTCGLLVNSSRQIIYASNGEDFAQASKAEAAKVQQEMEALLAAKGLI
- a CDS encoding N-acetylmuramoyl-L-alanine amidase-like domain-containing protein — encoded protein: MKSKIFSLLILFSLVCTATYAQMDDKAVFEQYKSAVSPKLPLEKLIEETGRFFLDRPYVASTLEINDREQLVVNLRELDCTTFVETTFALALTAKSKDFTYDNFCRTLTQIRYRDGKIDQYPSRLHYFTDWIKDNTKKGLVKDVTKKISCDTIRFHDGFMSHNPDKYRALREHPEFIPTIAAQENDINQRIYNYIPKADVAAKANKIKTGDIIAITTNLKGLDISHVGFAVWVGKELHFMHASSTLKKVVVSDKTLAEYLSGVKIHTGIIVLRPIE
- a CDS encoding DUF975 family protein; the protein is MEKAFSIRESIKSAWKLINNDNLFLLIGLLLAYLVIEGLLSTVQVLNKGGISSLLSQLAELFVSVVFSLGFIKVCLQIAKGEEPEFKAFKDVIPLFWRYIFASILSALPIMACAIVAGLFAFILADFMNMGARLAGYSFHDATQIFSILKIVAFPGLLVLIIVLAPAIYFKIRWMFFPYYIVDKNAGIMDSLRLSWAASKGNFWHIFLFGLTCFGLVIAGLIALVLGVFVAIPVISMTTALIYLQLDKAIQPKEVIEPVQPEVQQ